One Brassica napus cultivar Da-Ae chromosome C4, Da-Ae, whole genome shotgun sequence genomic region harbors:
- the LOC106450912 gene encoding tRNA 2'-phosphotransferase 1-like yields MSLVVVSGYNTGRLLRLPTLSIFPKFSPLSALMNSSNLSSSSKPAFSSFSQSSRSGGRGRGNERDNDRRRPQGRGGGGGGRGGGGGDRIDALGRLLTRILRHMASELRLNMRGDGFVKAGDLLSLNLKTSANVQLKSHTIDEIREAVRRDNKQRFSLVEENGELLIRANQGHSITTVESEKLLKPILSPEEAPVCVHGTYRKNLESILASGLKRMNRLHVHFSCGLPTDGEVISGMRRDVNLLIFLDIKKALEDGIAFYISDNKVILTEGVDGVVPVDYFQKIESWPSRQPIPF; encoded by the exons ATGTCTCTGGTCGTGGTCTCAGGGTATAACACAGGTcggcttcttcgtcttccaacTTTGAGCATCTTCCCCAAATTTTCACCTCTTTCTGCTCTCATGAATTCATCGAATCTCAGTTCTTCCAGCAAACCGGCCTTCTCTTCCTTCTCACAATCCAGCAGAAG CGGCGGTAGAGGAAGAGGAAACGAGAGAGATAATGATCGTCGGAGGCCTCAGGGTCGTGGCGGCGGTGGTGGTggcagaggaggaggaggaggagatagAATCGATGCTCTTGGAAGACTCTT GACGAGAATCTTGAGACACATGGCTAGTGAGCTGAGACTGAACATGAGAGGTGATGGTTTTGTTAAAGCTGGAGACTTGCTTAGCCTGAATCTGAAAACGTCTGCAAACGTTCAGTTGAAGTCTCACACCATTGATGAGATTAGAGAG GCAGTGAGAAGGGACAATAAGCAACGGTTTAGCCTCGTTGAAGAGAACGGAGAGCTCTTGATTCGTGCTAACCAAGGCCACTCCATCACG ACGGTTGAGTCCGAGAAGTTACTTAAACCAATATTGTCACCTGAAGAAGCTCCAG TGTGTGTGCATGGAACATATCGGAAGAATTTGGAATCCATCTTAGCATCTGGCTTAAAGCGTATGAATAGACTCCATGTTCACTTTTCTTGTGGCTTGCCAACAGATGGTGAAGTGATAAGTG GCATGAGAAGAGATGTTAATCTCTTGATCTTTCTCGACATCAAGAAAGCTCTTGAAG ATGGGATTGCATTCTACATTTCAGACAACAAGGTGATTTTGACTGAAGGTGTTGATGGTGTAGTGCCTGTTGATTACTTCCAAAAGATTGAGTCTTGGCCTAGTCGGCAACCAATTCCTTTCTGA